A stretch of DNA from Bacteroidota bacterium:
AACCGGTTTCCGGCACCGGACAACCAATTCTCACTCCCGAACCGGCTGTCGCACCGGTTGTAGTTTCCGGCAAATGAAAAACATACTTTTTCTTTATACCGAAATTGCTGGTTATACACTGGCCTGCCTGCGCGCCTTAACTGATACAGGTGTGCGCGTACATCTGGTGCGCTGGCCGGTAAATCAGGAAGCGCCGTTTGATTTTGAGTTTGGTGATAAACTTACTGTGTATTCACGGCGAGAACTGAGTAATGAACAACTGACGGCACTGGCTCACGATGTGAAACCCGACGCCATTGTGTGTTCGGGCTGGGTGGATAAAGGGTATGTGAATGTTTGCCGGACATGGAAACGGAAAATTCCGGTAATCCTGGCCATGGATAATAAGTGGACCGGAAGCCTGCGCCAGCAGCTTGCACGGCTGGCTGCGCCGGTAAAGGTGAAACGGAACTTCAACCGGGTCTGGGTGCCGGGCACACAGCAATATGCGTTTGCCCGCAAACTTGGTTTTTCGCCAACGCATATTGCTACCGGTTTCTACTCGGCCGATGTGCCGGTGTTTGATGCACTTGCGGCAGCACACGAAAACGAAAAGCAACAGGCATTTCCGCATCGCTTTGTATATACCGGCCGCTACTACGATTTTAAAGGTTTGCCAGAGCTTTGGCGCGCATTTATTCGCCTGCGCGAAAACGGTTGTAACTGGGAACTCTGGTGCGCCGGTACCGGCAATTTGCCTGCGGTGCAGCACGAAGGCATAAAACACCTCGGCTTTGTACAGCCTGCACAGCTGGGCGAACTGATGAAACAAACCGGTGTATTTATTATGCCAAGCCGCACCGAACCCTGGGGCGTGGTACTGCACGAATTTACCGCTGCCGGCTTTCCGGTAATCTGCAGCCGCGAAGTAGGCGCCGCATCCGCTTTCGTAAACGAAGGTGCGAACGGTTATCTTTACACCGCCGGCAATGAAGACGAATTGTATCAGCTTATGTGCAACACAGTAATGCTAAGCGATGCGCAGCTGCTCCAAATGGGCGCACAAAGCCGGATACTGGCAAAGCAGATTACGCCGCAGCAATGGGTCGCTACGCTGCTCGGCTTCATTACTAACTACGGCAACTAAGCAGCCATGTGCGGAATAACCGGTATATACAGTGCACACACCACGCTTGCTACACGGCAACGCGTAGAGGCAATGAACACGGCTCTCGCCCATCGCGGTCCCGACGATGCCGGTATTTTTGAAGGAGACCATGTCGTACTCGGCCATCGCCGCTTATCCATTATTGATCTTTCGCCCGGCGGCCACCAGCCCATGCACAGTGCCGATGGCCGCTACACCATTGTCTTTAACGGCGAGATCTATAACTTCCGCGAAGTACGCGCACAAATTACCAACTGGCAATTCCGCTCCGAATCAGACACGGAAGTTATTCTTGCAGCCTACGCGCAATGGGGAAAAGCCTGCGTGCAGCATTTCAACGGCATGTTTGCCTTTGCCCTTTACGATGCTCACACCCGCGAACTCTGGATTGTGCGCGACCGCCTGGGTATAAAGCCGCTTTATTACTGGTACCACGAAGGCACACTGGTGTTTGCCTCAGAAATACGTGCCGTGCTCGCTTCTGAGCTTGTTGTACGCCGGGCTTCAGAAACTGCCGTAGGCGAATACCTGCGCTGGCAAACGGTACTCGCGCCAAACACAATTGTAGAAAACGTACACCTGCTCCCGGCCGGGCACTGGATGCTGCTCAGCAGCAGCGGCATGAAGCAGGAAGCATGGTGGACACTGCCGGGCAATTTCAGAAAAGAAGTGGCCGCACAACCCCTTCCCGAAATACATAAAGAAATACGCCGCCTGCTGCGCGAAGCCGTTGAGCGCAGGCTTGTAGCCGATGTGCCTTTCGGTGCTTTTCTCTCCGGCGGCATCGACTCATCGGCAATCGTTGCCTTGATGAGCGAAGTTTCATCGGCACCGGTGAATACCTTTTCAGTCACATTCGATGAGTCGGAATTCAGCGAAGCGAAGTATGCGAAAATGGTGGCTGATAAATACGGCACCCGGCACCATGAAATCCGTTTACGGCCTGATGATTTTCTGCACGACCTGCCCGCAGCGGTTGCAGCAATGGATCATCCGGGCGGCGATGGACCAAACACATGGGTAGTTTCCAAAGCCACCAAAGCGGCCGGAATCACCATGGCGCTTACCGGACTTGGTGGCGACGAGTTGTTTGCAGGCTATTCGGTATTTACACGCATGGCCGAACTTGAAGGCAAAGCCTGGCTCAATCAGATTCCGCGCCCGCTACGCAGTATGGGCGGACGTATGCTTGAACTGCTGCGCCCGGGCGTGGCCTCATCAAAAACAGCCGAAGTACTTCGTTTGCCAAAAATAAATTTTGAATCCGCATACCCGCTTTCACGGCTGCTTTTATTGCCCGGACAACTGAAGCAAATTGGTGGCAATGCATTTCCGGTGAATGATGTGTTTAAGGCACATACACAACTGCTCAAGGAGTTTGCAGGGAATGACTATTTGCTCAGCCGTATTTCCATTGCCGAAATGAGCACGTACATGCAACATGTGTTGCTGCGCGACAGCGACCAGATGAGCATGGCTCACGGGCTTGAACTGCGTGTGCCGTTTATGGATTACACGCTTGTAGAATATGCACTCTCCATTCCCGATAACTACAAATATCCGCACACACCAAAAAAACTGCTGGTAGATGCATTGGGCGACCTGCTTCCGCGCGAAATTATTGACCGGCCTAAAATGGGTTTTACATTACCGTGGGAACAATGGATGAAAAATGAGTTATCGTCATTTTGTGAAACCAATTTATTCGAGTTGACCGACGATCAATATGATTGGGGATTTTCGCAGAAAGGATTAAAAAAAATATGGCGTCAGTTCAAGGACGGTGATCCGAATGTAAGCTGGTCGCGTATCTGGCCACTGGTTGTTTTAGGGCACTGGCTAAAGAAAAATAATGTGTCGCTATGAGGCCTGTACGCGTATTGCTGTTTATCGACTGGTATCGTCCGGGCTACAAAGCCGGCGGGCCGGTGCAGTCGTGCGCCAATCTGGTGGAGCAGCTGCAGAGCGATGATATTCAGTTTCGGATTGTAACCCGGATTACGGATTACTGCGAAACAAAACCGTATGAAGGTATAAATGCAAATGAATGGACCACACGTGCCGACGGCTCGCAGGTAATTTATTTGCACGAAAACGAACTGAATCGGGAAACACTGAGCCGAATCATTTCCGAAACAGAATTTGATGTGGCTTATGTGAATGGAATTTACTCGCGCTGGTTTTCGATAGAACCGGCTCGTTTGTGCCGCAAGCTAAAACCGGCTGCACGCATTTTGGTGGCAGCCCGGGGCATGCTGGCCCCTTCGGCAATGGCAATAAAACCTTTCAAGAAAAAACTCTTTCTGCGTATTGCAAAAATTACCCGACTCTATGAGAATGTAACTTTTCATGCAACTGGCGCACACGAAAGAGAACATATCCGTGCAGCCCTTGGCGATGTAGCTGTTATGGAAGCAGGCAATTTACCTGCTCGTGTACAGATTACAACTGCTTCACGAAAAAAAACACCCGGGCACATTAATCTTATCTGCGTGGCTCGTATTGCACCGGAAAAGAATATTGATTATGCATTGCGAATACTTGCTGACGTAAAAAGTGAAGTAAACTTTGATATTTACGGCCCCGTGTATAATGAGGAATACGCGCAGAAATGCAAACAGATTGCCTCTTCCCTGCCCGCTCATATTCACGTTCGGTTTCATGGGCCTGTGGAGCCTGATGCGCTGCCGGAAAAATTTGCATTGGCACATGCTTTACTTCTGCCCACGCGCGGCGAAAATTTCGGGCATGTGATTTTACAGGCTTTTCAAAGTGGCTGTCCGGTAATTATTTCTGATCAGACACCGTGGCGCAATTTGCAAACGCAGCACGCGGGTTTTGATTTGCCGCTCCAATCGGCAGAGGGGTTTGCAAACGCGGTGGATGCGTTGGCTGCTTTGGATGAGAAAGCGTTTGAAGATTATAGCAATTCGGCGTTTGCGTTGGGAAGAAAATACGCAGAGGCTGATGAGCTGATTGAGGAAAACAGGAAACTGTTTTTATAGGTATCTCCAGCCTTAAGGCCGGTTTTGGCCGAAGAAATTCAGAATGGCTTTTTCTGAAATATGAAAGCCATCAATAAAATCCGTTTCGTTTAGTTGCCAAAAAGGACTATCTGGCACAAAGCATCCCATTACAGATACATTACTGTTTCGCATTTCACTTAACAGTTGATTAAGCTGCATGTTAACCTGTTTAATATTCTCCACCCTTTTATCGTTCTTGTTTTGCGAAAAGAGATTGGGATGAAAAGGGGTTAGGGTGATTATTTTGTGCGATTTCCCAAACGAATTGGCAATAAACAGAACATAGTCTTTCAGTACAGTTTTGTTAATCGCATCAAAACGCTTCATCTGATACATTTCTTTACAAAACTGGTCAATGCGTTTCTTTCTCGCCGTCGGGTCGAGTACTTTTTGTTTGATGCTCCCATCCGGGAAACGAATAAAATTGCCCGGTGTGTTTATTTCATCTGAATTAGCCGGATAGTAATTGGTAATTGATGAACTTCTTAAACTGCGGAGATCATCTTTGCTGTAATCGAGTGTAAGAATATCCAGCAATGCAGATTTTACCCGATACGAAGTTTCAAATTGTCTGAATCGTTCATCTGTTCCATCCAGAATATACCACGGGTTGAAATCGAAAATTACCGTGTCGCAGGTTATATCATTCTCCTGAATGAGCCGGGTAATGTATTTCAAGTCAGCGAATGTAGCGCCGGATACACCAGTATTTAACGCATTGGCAAAACCGGTATGTGCGCCAAACTGCATCACTCGCGAAGAACCAATAATAAGGTTCTGAAAATGTTTGCCTTTGTTTTTAAGTATTAACTGATATACAGCCCGCCTTTCTTCACAAACGTCATGCTTCATTACCAACGGCGAAGAGGTATATTTATCCACAAATATTTTGGCCGTGTAATCGGTAAGCGTGTTTTTCTTTGAGAAAAAATAAAGCATTGCCGAAACCGCCCATATAATACAGACAAGCGACGCAATTTTTCGTATAAATGTTTTCATCATCAGAATTGAAAATAAATGAATGATGAATTTTCGGAGAAATTAAGCAGTACCAGCAAAGCCATTACAACATACAGCACATTACGCACCCACTTATTAGCCGGATAGCGTAGCACGCGTTCATTACGGCGCAGCATCCAGTCGGCAACAAGAAGCGGAATGATGAGCAGCATGGTTTCCCAGCCGCGCGGCAGACTAAAGAATGCCGAGGGATGCTGAATTAAATCGGTAATGGTTTTGCGGCAGTAGCCGTATGCCGCCCCAAGACTTTCGGCACGGAAAAATACCCATGCAAAAGTTACAAAGGCAAACGTGGAAAGCATTTGCCACAATTCACGTAGTGTGGGCAAAGCGTTGTCCTGTGCCACCACATCGGTAGTATGCTTCCTGTTTCTGTTTGCAAGCAGCAGTGGTAAAAAAGCGAGTGCGTGAATAAAGCCCCAGGCAATAAAGTTCCAGCTTGCGCCGTGCCAGAAACCACTTACAAGAAATATCACAAAGGTATTTCGCACCGCTTTCAGCTTACCACTTTTCGAGCCTCCGAGCGGGATGTAGAGATAATCGCGGAACCATGAGGATAGCGAAATATGCCAGCGCCGCCAGAACTCGGCAATATCGCGTGAGAAGTACGGGAAGCGGAAATTGCTTAACAATTCAAAACCAAAGAGCTTGGCCGTACCCAGCGCAATGTCGGAATAACCGCTAAAATCGCAGTAAATCTGAAAGCTGAATGCCAATGCACCGGTGATAAGCGAGATTGAATGGAGCTGGCTGTAATGGCCAAATGCGTAATCGGCTACCTGTGAAAGATTATCGGCTATGACCACTTTTTTAAACATGCCCCAGAGTATAAGCCTGCATCCCTCCACAGTCTGCAAATAGCTGAATTTCCTGGCCTTTTGAACCTGAGGCAGTAAATGATTTGCGCGCTCAATGGGGCCGGCCACAAGCAGCGGAAAGAAACTCACAAACACCGCATAATCCACAAAATTCCTGACCGGCTGTTGTTTACCACGGTAAATATCAAATACGTATGACATACCGTGGAACGTATAAAATGAAATGCCTACCGGCAATGCCACACTCAGGAATACAGGACTTACATGTATCCCGATCAGTTCAAATCCCTGCTGAAACTGCTCAGCAAAAAAGTTATAATATTTAAATATCCCCAGAATGCCGAGGTTATTTACAATACTGAGCCAGAGAAAGAATTTCGATCGTTTCCGGTTTTCCGAAGCCACGCCAAAACCATAGGCATAATCGAGCAGCGTACTTAAAGCCAGCAGGCCCATAAAAGCCCAGCTCCACCAGCCGTAAAAGAAATAACTGGCAAGCAGAATGAGT
This window harbors:
- a CDS encoding MBOAT family protein, whose translation is MLFNSYEFLLFLPLVFLLYWLAFGKSLKAQNILILLASYFFYGWWSWAFMGLLALSTLLDYAYGFGVASENRKRSKFFLWLSIVNNLGILGIFKYYNFFAEQFQQGFELIGIHVSPVFLSVALPVGISFYTFHGMSYVFDIYRGKQQPVRNFVDYAVFVSFFPLLVAGPIERANHLLPQVQKARKFSYLQTVEGCRLILWGMFKKVVIADNLSQVADYAFGHYSQLHSISLITGALAFSFQIYCDFSGYSDIALGTAKLFGFELLSNFRFPYFSRDIAEFWRRWHISLSSWFRDYLYIPLGGSKSGKLKAVRNTFVIFLVSGFWHGASWNFIAWGFIHALAFLPLLLANRNRKHTTDVVAQDNALPTLRELWQMLSTFAFVTFAWVFFRAESLGAAYGYCRKTITDLIQHPSAFFSLPRGWETMLLIIPLLVADWMLRRNERVLRYPANKWVRNVLYVVMALLVLLNFSENSSFIYFQF
- a CDS encoding glycosyltransferase family 4 protein; translated protein: MKNILFLYTEIAGYTLACLRALTDTGVRVHLVRWPVNQEAPFDFEFGDKLTVYSRRELSNEQLTALAHDVKPDAIVCSGWVDKGYVNVCRTWKRKIPVILAMDNKWTGSLRQQLARLAAPVKVKRNFNRVWVPGTQQYAFARKLGFSPTHIATGFYSADVPVFDALAAAHENEKQQAFPHRFVYTGRYYDFKGLPELWRAFIRLRENGCNWELWCAGTGNLPAVQHEGIKHLGFVQPAQLGELMKQTGVFIMPSRTEPWGVVLHEFTAAGFPVICSREVGAASAFVNEGANGYLYTAGNEDELYQLMCNTVMLSDAQLLQMGAQSRILAKQITPQQWVATLLGFITNYGN
- a CDS encoding glycosyltransferase, which gives rise to MRPVRVLLFIDWYRPGYKAGGPVQSCANLVEQLQSDDIQFRIVTRITDYCETKPYEGINANEWTTRADGSQVIYLHENELNRETLSRIISETEFDVAYVNGIYSRWFSIEPARLCRKLKPAARILVAARGMLAPSAMAIKPFKKKLFLRIAKITRLYENVTFHATGAHEREHIRAALGDVAVMEAGNLPARVQITTASRKKTPGHINLICVARIAPEKNIDYALRILADVKSEVNFDIYGPVYNEEYAQKCKQIASSLPAHIHVRFHGPVEPDALPEKFALAHALLLPTRGENFGHVILQAFQSGCPVIISDQTPWRNLQTQHAGFDLPLQSAEGFANAVDALAALDEKAFEDYSNSAFALGRKYAEADELIEENRKLFL
- the asnB gene encoding asparagine synthase (glutamine-hydrolyzing), coding for MCGITGIYSAHTTLATRQRVEAMNTALAHRGPDDAGIFEGDHVVLGHRRLSIIDLSPGGHQPMHSADGRYTIVFNGEIYNFREVRAQITNWQFRSESDTEVILAAYAQWGKACVQHFNGMFAFALYDAHTRELWIVRDRLGIKPLYYWYHEGTLVFASEIRAVLASELVVRRASETAVGEYLRWQTVLAPNTIVENVHLLPAGHWMLLSSSGMKQEAWWTLPGNFRKEVAAQPLPEIHKEIRRLLREAVERRLVADVPFGAFLSGGIDSSAIVALMSEVSSAPVNTFSVTFDESEFSEAKYAKMVADKYGTRHHEIRLRPDDFLHDLPAAVAAMDHPGGDGPNTWVVSKATKAAGITMALTGLGGDELFAGYSVFTRMAELEGKAWLNQIPRPLRSMGGRMLELLRPGVASSKTAEVLRLPKINFESAYPLSRLLLLPGQLKQIGGNAFPVNDVFKAHTQLLKEFAGNDYLLSRISIAEMSTYMQHVLLRDSDQMSMAHGLELRVPFMDYTLVEYALSIPDNYKYPHTPKKLLVDALGDLLPREIIDRPKMGFTLPWEQWMKNELSSFCETNLFELTDDQYDWGFSQKGLKKIWRQFKDGDPNVSWSRIWPLVVLGHWLKKNNVSL